Below is a window of Chiroxiphia lanceolata isolate bChiLan1 chromosome 9, bChiLan1.pri, whole genome shotgun sequence DNA.
TGCCAGCATCCTTTGCGATGAGAttgtcctcagctgctcccttccCGCCTCCGCCGTGTGCTGGGATCGGTGCGGAGCATCGCTGCTGCAGTGCCCAAGGGGAGCATCCCACCTGGAGGGCTGTGGGGCTCAGTTCCACCCGTGCAACCAGAGCACCAGTGCCCAGGACCACACAGCCCGTGGTGGCTGGGGCTCGTGCCCAATCTGCGTTGGCAAAACCAGGCAGGTTCTGGTGTTTGGGAGCTCTCATCCTCTCCCTGGCCAGCAGGTATCACTTATGTGTGTGTTCCTGGTTGCAGGtaggattttggggctctccaGCCTGCCTTCCCACTAGGGCTACAGGCACATCAGCTCTGCCCTAGCAGGCCTTCCTCGCTTGTACAGACCTTTGGAGCAGTTTGGTGACTTCCCCTGTCAGATCCCTGGGGCAGGCTGGATGAGCGGGGCCTCACCAGGCAGAAGATGCACAACTGACCTTCTGTGATGGCAGGCAGTGCCTGGCCAGGCACAGCCAGCGTcatcccccacctccctcccttcctgggCTGGTCATGCATCAGTCCTTGAACTCTCCATCAAAGCTGCTCCAGCCGGCCTCAGAGAGCCCCGTGGAGGACATCCCCTTGCTGAGGCTgactgctcctgcctggccaaCCTTACGTGCCCTTCTCAAAGCAGGAGGCTCCGCAGTGCCAGGTGTGTGATCTGGGAAGAGGTTGGTCATACCAGACACAGTGGCTGATCTGTGTTCTagagagctgcaggaactggTGGTGGAgccccccctgtcccctgtccgTGGGGTTTGGTGTCCCTTCCATGCCTGTCTGCCTATGAAGAGATGGGTGCTGAAGAGCCTGCTCTGAAGACCTGTCTGAGGatctcctggctgctgtggaGAAGAACCCAACATTCCCTCTGtgccagcctgcagcagagTTCTTGTTGGAGAGCCAGTGCCTCTATCTACAGTGGCTGCTTATGCAGAGGATGTGGGGGGGACTTTGAAAAGATTTAAAGACCTCTCCCCATTCCAGAAGAtgtgagcagagctgctctggcaggagAGAGGGCAGATGGGCTGGCAGTAGGAGGTCCCAGAGTTGGAGCAGGCTTCCTGGTGCTAGGAAAGAGGACCTACCTGGTGCTGCTTTCTTATGGGAGGAGCTCCACAGGCCCCATCTTGTGGGGATAAAAAGCATCTCTCTTTACAACAGACATGTGTATATGTGCCCAAGTCTGCCCTGGGCTTGCACTCTGTGCAAAGTGTCCTATGGGAAGGAGCCCTCCCAATACTGGCATGCTTTTCCCCACGGCACTGATGGAGTGAGGAGCAGGTGCTGCAGTGAGTCTGCAGGAGAGCCTGGGgggctgtgcctgtggcagGTCTGCTTTGGCTGGGAGAAGCACGCTGCAGGTAGGTGGCAACCTGAGCACTTGGGAAGACTCTTGTGCCAAATGGAACGCTCAGAGCATGCAGGACTTGGGTTAAAACCAGCCCCATGGACGGGCAGGGTAGAGGAACCTGCAGCTGGGTGGTATCACGGGAGCCAGCTGCCCTGGAGAAGCATGATACTGGGGGAGAGGCTTGTGGTCCCTGCTCTGGAGTCCACAGCAGGGCCCCAGCAGGGGTAGTCTCCATGGCTAAAACTACACCATCTCTTGCACAAACAAGTGTTTGTATGAGGGCAGCTGGACAGCAGCAACCTTGATGAGTGGATGTGTTTCTAAACCATTGCCCAGCCAGTATCTCGCCTTCTGATGTTGGTGCCAGCACTTCAGGAGGGACGGTGCACAGCctgtatatacacacacaggtATAACATGGCCCCTGATCGCCCCAGGAAGCTCTGGCAGGGAAGCAGTTCCCTGTGATTGTGCCTTCTCTGCCTGGAACAGCAACGCCTTCGGTGCCCAAACCTGAGTCCTCTCTTACAGTATGTGATACAAAAGGTCAGAAAGGAGATGAGGTCACCCTCAAACCTGCTCCTCAGCTTCTTGGTTTCCAGCATTTTAACTGGGCAGATGGCTGTGGACTTTCCCTGTAGAAGAAGAGGTGGGAAATAAGTGTGTTTTGCGCCAAGTAGAGACCACAGGGGCAGATGACTGTGTTCTGCTGGCTTGaaagctctccctgctctcGTCCCTGGGAGCAGGATTGGAGGGTGGCAGTGGCCTCGcacacagctcagctgcctgccctggtgTCCTGCTCTCTGAGctccaggcacagagcagggctgctccagtgctgtggctgctgtccctggtgttgcagtggcagcaggggaggaggCACGGATACCATCCCCAGCGTTTTCTTGCAGCAGAGGGTATGGTGGTCAGGGCATGCATGTGGCTGCCTGATATAGCAGGGTTCACTGAGGCAGGTTGGAAACTGCCATGGAGTGGAAGGTGCAGACTGAAACATTTCTACCCAGTAACTGCTCAGTGCCAGCACCAGGGGCACCAAGTCACTGCACAAGGTGCCACAGCTCAGGGtgtctccagcagcagtgcctgacCCCCACAAAGGCTGGTGGAATCACTGTGTGGctttaacaaaaacaaagcttCCCTGATCTCAGACTTGCTGCTCAGGAACTGCCAAGGAACGTTGGCATCTCGCTGTCTTCTGGGGCTACTGCTTGAACCAGTTGCTGTGACCCCCAGGGATGCCAGCATCTTCAAGAGGAGAGGAGCAAACCACGCAGGTGGCTGGTCTCTGCTGAGCCCCACATGGCTGCCCTTGTCCCGGGAGCGGCTGCCTGGTCTGCTCTGGTGGGACAGGAGCCCTCTGTGTCCAAGTGTTTGTGCGGACACCACTGTGGCACCTTTCCTCAGGTCCTGGGCAAGCTGCCTGGGTGTTTGAATGACATTCTCttgggggggaaggggtggGTAAAGTGATGGTTTCCTGCTGTAGTGTGTGAatctgctgtttgctgtgggTGTGCCCAGGTAAGTGTGTGTCCAGGCAGAGGCTGGCTGGGGCACTGGGTTCCTCGGAGGCTTCCTGGGTGCCTCTGCAGCACTGGGTTCATGCTACCTGTCTGTGTGCCTTGCAGGCTCTGAAAAGGAAGCCAGACCTCTTCCTGTGTAGCAACCTGGATGTCAAAGCAGTGTTTCAGTGTGGTGAGTACCATGAGCATGGACATGTGCTCCAAATCACCCTGAGGAGAAGCCAGCCTGCTTGTCCTGTACAaaccagcccagggctggggactaCAGGGCTGATTTGGAATGGTGAGGGAGTTTTTTGGCTGCTAACCTGAGTGATTTTTGCCTGCAGGTGTCCTTTCACTCAAGTTTCCTGAGGCCCCAACAGTCAAAGCATCCTGTGGCTTTTTTGTGAGTATCGTGGCATTGTGCAGCCCCCTCTgagagctgggagggcaggagtGGGGCTGAGGTTTGGGCAGGGGTGCTGCAGTGTGGCGCTTGTGCTGGCACTGAGCAGGCCTGGGCTCTGTGTTGCAGACGGAGCTGCTGCCCCGCTGTGGAGAGATCGCCCCGGTGGGACAGGTCGTGCACGAGAACggcaaagtgctgctgcaggcagtgctggaggtgAGAGACACGGGGACCACGGGCTCCCCAGGCAGCTTTGGGCTTCATTACTGAGCAGCACCTGCTGAGCCAGGGGCAGAGAGCCCAGCAGCAtctgggtgggagcagggagggtgaaCCCGGGGGCTCAGGATGTTCTGTTTGCTCTGGGGCAGGGCATTGGCGGCCAGGCTTCCCGCAGCCTCATGGATCACTTCGCAGAAATCCTCTTTGCCTTGAACAAGCACTGCTTCAGCCTCCTGAGCGTCTGGATCAAGGAGGCCATGCAGCAGGATGGCTTCCCCTCGGCCCGTGTCActccagagcagaaggaaaacttcAGCCAGCAGATCCTCAGGTTCGTGTGCCACTTGCCCCAGCGGCTGTGGCCCCCATATGGTGGGAACGACCCCCCTGCATGGCCTGGTGCATCCCTCCTGCTTCATGTTTGTCCCCCTCCCTCTGTCTTAGCAGAGAGCGTGTGAACAAGCGGCGAGTGAAGGAGATGGTGAAGGAGTTCACCTTGTTGTGCCGAGGGCTGCACGGTACGGAGTACACAGCAGACTACTGAGCACCTGGCCAGGACCGCGGACAATTTGCCTGGACCAGCTCTTCCCCACAAGGaagcccccccaccccccgcccTGCTGCAGTACGGCTCATAGAATAACCCTCCACCTAGAATTAACCCACTCGGGACGCTCCTCAGCTAGATTTGGTGGCCGCATCTCGGTGTCAGCATCTTTGTTTCCCCCAGCATGCTCCCTCCTCGCAGGGGACAGGAGTGCCGGCTGCAGGAGGTGGTGGCAGGGCAAGGGAAGCCTGGGCAGGACTGCCCCACACCCGGGCTaccagcccttccccagcccgTGCCCCACGGCGGGGAGGCTGCCCCATgcctgcagcagtggctggctgggcaggggggacGTGCCCCCTGCTTGTTTGTACGTGTGGTTGGGAGGGGGGAGGCCCTGCACCTAATTATATTAAGAATATTTCTATGTTGTGGCTGTCATTATTGCAGTGCCCAGACTTTGCATGCCCCTTTGACTCGTGGGGAAGAGCCCAGTAGAGGGGGTTAAATCAAGGCTGAGATGCCTCAACACCTCCCTGGCTTTCGGGAGGGATGGCAAAAAACAGTCTGTCCTGCTTGCCATGCTCTCCTGTCTGCCATGGAGCAGAAACAGTCCTGCCCCACATGAGAGGGGGGACTACACCCCTTCCAAATGTAGGATCCTCCCCCCAGCAGAGGATGTGCGTGCCCTATTCCCCCGTTCATCACAGCAGGGGAGGGGCTTGCTCATGCTTGgagccctcctgcccttcccttaGTGCCCCAGCCCAGCTTGTGCTCTCATTCCTGGGGGTCCCAgttctggttttctgttctctcaggCTGGTTTTAGGCTGtacacagagctgtgctcccCAAGGGGGCACCATAATCTGTTTTATCACTCTGGGACAGCTGGTATCACCAATCTGCGCTCCTCAGGCcgtgttttattttaaagaatgttcACTCACAAGTCCTCTTCAGTTCAGCTTCaggcaacagcagcagcccacAAAGGCCTCAAGtcccagcactgtcagctctTTCAAAGCTGTGACCTTTCCATGTAGGGCCAAAGCTGTCCTGGACCAGGGATCCCCTTGGGTGCCAGGTCTGGGCCACATATCTGGCCCTGCTGTTGCCCTGGCCATGAGCCTCAGGGTGACACAGGCATTCCCAAGCACATGTGCaactcctgctctcctgctgcagtcCTACTGATCCAAGGCTGCATCCAGCACAGGGGTAGCTGGCAGCAGGTCCAGGCCCCTGTGGGTCTAACACCTAGTGGCAGGCAACGCCCAGGCCCCCACACGACCCTGCTCCTGGCTCGGTGCTGATGGCGCTGCCAGATCAGGGTTGCTCACACCCTTCATCCTCGTAGGCAATGGCAATCCCTCGCCGGCCCTGCACAGCCTTGGAGACGGGCGtctgtcccagctgctgctccagcccctgccagctgCGGGACTCCAGgaaggaggctgggaggagagagaaagggaattgttactgggagcagggaggcgGCGCTGCCCCTGCACCAGGGCTCGGCCCCACCACGAAACCAACACAAACCAGCAGGGCTGATCTCCATGAGGGCCCGAGTCTGGTCCCTGCAGGCCAGGGCGGTGCTGGGGGGCAGCTGGGAGGCCGGGGGGTCGCAGAGGTGGGCAGCTCTCATCTCTCCTGTGATCAGCGAGACATCGGGAATGGCCTCCGCTGCGGAGATGGCCGGTGGGAGCTCCATGTGCGCACAAGCACCTGCCAGAAAACAGCAATGTTAGCCTGGTGATACGTCTGTCCTGGAGCTCGCCCTACAGGCATGGCAACCAGGCAGGATGCACTCTGGAGGGCACTGGGCAGCTAGTCTGTAGCTGATACCCGGCAGCAGGTCTCGGAAGTCTGTGAGGTAGCTCCCTGTCCACTCTCTGGCTGGGTTACAGGCCAGCTCCAGCTCGTAGGGGGTCACAACAGGCCGGTAGAAGTCACTGGAGTCCAGGAGGGAGTTCTGAGCACAGGCCACCAGGACAAAGATGTCCACCTCCGGGAAGTTGGCCAGCTTGGCGGGGTTGGGCTTCCCCATGGCCAGGGTGTAGCTGCGTTTCCCGGCACGGCGCAGCAGCTCCCGGAGGcgctgcagcagggccaggtaCCCCGCCACGCCCAGGGTGCCCACCAGGATCCCCACCACACGTGCGTCCCGCGCCCGCTCCACCAGGTACAGGCGGCGCATCAGCGCCCGGTTCACGTTGAGGGTCTCACGGCGGCCGCAGCCCGTGGTGGGGTCGAAGGAGCTGAAGGGGCAGCGGTTCCAGGTCAGCATGAAGTTGGTGAGGGCCAGGCCCTCGGCCCCCACGTAGAACATGGCGTAgtcctgcagcccccctggAGCCTCCACCAGGAACCGGCGGCCAAACCTCCGCTCCTCcccaggcagtgcaggggcaggagggtcCCCACACTCCAGCTTGGAGAAGGTGATGTTGGGATACTCAGGGCAcaactgctgctccagctcacctgaagggagagaggagtgagaactAAACACGGCCACAAGTCCCGAGCTACAGAAggtgggacagagcaggggagaggaaaggacagaaatCAGCGTCTGTGGAATGCCTGCCTGCAGAGCTCGGAGCTGTGCCAGAgcacccctccctgccccggggcACTCACCCATCGCATGGGCATAGACCACGTCGCTCAGCACCACCACGCGGCTCTGCCGCTCGGGGTAGAGTTCCCGGAACGCCACTGCACAGCGCCCGACGTCCAGCGGCTGCTGCCCAAAGATGTGCAGCACCGGCAGCTTTCCGCAGGGGCTGAGACAGGCCGGGCCGTAGTGCAGCACCGCCTCGGCACCCACGTGCTCCGCGGCCACTTCGTCCACGCAGCAGCTGCGGGGACAACCCGGTGTCAGACGGGCTCTGCGGCACCTGGAGCTCTCTCTCCATGCTCTCTGGCACCGCCGTCCCCTCAGCCCCGCTCCTGCCCGCGGGGGAGCCCCGGGACACCCCCCGCGGCCCCTACTGACCTGCCGTACGTGGTGTCTCCCAGCACGAACATCTCGGCCCCGGTCGCCGCCTCCATCCgggccgccaccgccgccgcgTCCGCCAGGAGCTCGTCGGGGAACTGGAGGGCGACCTGAGGGGGGTACAGGGGGTGAGGGACCGGGGAGGAGGCACCGGGGAAGGGGCGGCGCGCGGCTCCTGATCCCACTCCACCCTCACCTTGCAGAACCCGCCGTCCCGCACGAAGGCGGCGGCCCGGTCCGTCTCGTAGAAGCCGTCGAGGTCGCCCCGCGGTGCCGCCGCCACCGGGCGCAGCTCACGCCGCAGCGCGGCCTCCCCGTCACTGCTGAAGGCGGCGGCCATGGCGGCACGCGGCGCCCAGCGCCCGCTTCCGGGCTGCGGCGCGGCACCGGCCAATGGGAGCGCGGCACCGCGCTCTGAAACCCCGCCCCGGGGGAGGGAGCCAGTGGGAAGAGGCACTGCTCGCGGTGCCTTATGGTCTGTGTAGTTTTGCCGCGTCTGCCGGACCAGGCAGCCAATGAGCGGGCGGGGTGGTGCCGGTGCCGTCACTCCGGTTCCGCGCGGCGCTGCGGTTCCGGTCACGTGCCCCGGCGCCAGGTGACCCGGCCCGCCCGCTCCGGTCCgccagctctgcctggtgccgccgccgccgccgccatgaCCGGGCTCGCCCTGCTCTACTCGGGGCTCGGCCTCGCCTTCTGGACCACCCTGCTAGGCGTCGGTCAGCGCCGGGCcgcggggggggcgcggggccgcgctgGGCCGTGCGGCGGGAGGGGGCTGCGGGTCGTGGCTGTGCCCGCGCCGGCCGCGGCCTtgccagggaggggctggtggggggaGTTGGTGCGGCgtgaaaaaggaagggggaggTCGAGAGGTTTTCAGGCCCCCGGTCGCTGAGCTGCTCCCCGTGGCGCCGGGAGCGAGGCTGGGGGGCTGCCCAGCCTGGACACCGCCTGAGCTGCTCCCTCGGAGGGCTCGGACCCCGGCAGTGCCGCGCCACTCGCAGTCGCTGTTGGATGTGCAGCGTCCAGCGCTCTGAACCTGACTGGCTCGGACAGCTGATTCGCTTCGCTGCGTGTGCGAGAGCAGAAAGGTGCTGGGGTTGTGTCTCGGTTTGGCAGATGAGGGGAGGTGAAGGCAGGAGCCTGGCTCTTCAGACCGTGGCAGTTCCTGTCGCCTTGGTGGAGAGAGCGCCTTGCTTTGCCCAGCTGTGGCAACGTTAGAGAACGTGTGAGTTTGTCTGGGTGATTGTGGAGTTGGTGCGTGGCCGTGTTGCAGCTCGTGGCAGCCCTGCTGTTGATGGCACTGggctcagcagcactgagggtgGATTTAATGGCTTAGGGCTAGCAGGTAGATTTTGTGCTGGGACTGCTGGTCATCTCCTCTTTCAGCACAGACCAAAGTGATCACGAGCCGGGCAGAAGCTGGGGAGACCTTGGCTCCTGCCTCTGTTCGGGTGAGGGGAGAGAACAAGTCAGAAGCAAAGGGTGTCTCACTTCCTCATGTTTCTAGGGTCTGGTGAATCCAGTGTGGGCCCAGGGCTGCCTCACTGGGCTTTCTGAGTCATGTGGCTCACACCAGTGTAGATGCACACTGTGACCGTGAGACTGTTGGAAAATCTCCCAAGCTGAGCCCAGATGCTCTTAACTTCCCCTGCCCTATTGCAGTTCTTTTTTGAGGAAGATGTGAGTAGGAAACGGTCTTGCTTCTTGCAGTGTTGCATCAGTGCCTCCTTGTGCTTTCTGTCTTTGTTCTAAGACTTGATTTGATCCTCCAGTCCTGCTGCCCTTTCCCTTCTGTCCttctggctgcagagctggaagccaGAGTTCACAGGAAAGTCTCCTTCaccctgtttcttttaaatatggATTTAAGGCTACGCCTGCTTTCAGAGAGACTAAAGGTGCACTGAGGATCTGCCCTGAGCTGGTTGTAGCCCTTCTTTACTGCTTCTTGGGAGTGGAGGCAGCTGAGGCTGGCTGGGTTCAGTTCTTGCTCTGCCAGCCAAGCAGCAAAGCCAAAACACAAGTCACAGGCTGTGTCACCGTAGAAATCATCCCTGAAGGTTGCCAGGGTTGGGCTGTGCCCTCCCCCTGTCCTCCCTGGCCGTGGTGGCACCATTCCTCATCCATGTGTGTCACTGCACGGGAGGGGGGCGTCCCAGTTCTACAGGCAGAAAGAGTGGACCAGCAGTACCGCCTCCCGTTTTGGGGCTGGCTGGCTTGTCTGGCAGTGCTTGTGTGCTCTGGTGAATGGGGTGCTGAGCCCCGAGTTGCACATGGAGGGGCTTAGCACACAGGAATGACGGGGACATCCCTGCTGCAAGGGTCTCCTGCACTGCAGCGCCAAGGCCTCCCATGTGTTCATGTGGCTGGCTCCATACAGGGTCCTGGTGCAGCCATCACTGCCCTGCTGTCCACATCTCCCAGTGGGATGAGTTGTCCTGCAAGGTCTTGGCTATGCACAGGATagggctcctccagcctgggTCCTGCCCCTCACATTTCTGCTGGGCATGTTGCCATCACCCCCTGCCttcaggctgcagctctggggttgAAGGGAGCAGTGGGACATGTGCTGTGACCTCTTTGCTGCATTCAGGCTTTCCAGGAGTCtcccatttcctcttttcccgGCCGTACGAAGGATCAGTGTCACACAGACACTGGCTCCAGCCAGATATGGCAGAGCCGTCCCTTCACCCTCTGTATCTGGCGTGGAGCAGACGCTGCCTGCACTTATCTGTTCCTTAGGGCCAGGTCACCCTCTCTTTTCCAGCAAAGAGCAGGTGTCTCTCCTGTTCTGCAGCCATGTTTCCTGCTCATGAGCTCAGAGCAAGGCAGGGTTTGTGGGTGGGTTTCGCACCTCTGGGTGTGCCTGGGCTGCACAGGGATGTCAGGTGTGACTCCCAGCTGCAGTTCCATGTGGGAGAAGAGCACTTAGAGTACAgtgctctctgctttcctgggaaggaAGGGCTTTTCTGGGTTTCTCAGGGGTGCTCTTTGGTGTCTCCTGCCTGTGTTGGCGTACAAATTTATCTGAAAATCACTAACCCTGGGGGAAATGCAGAGACAGGAGTCATGTCTTGAACCCACACCCTTGGAAAGGAGGTGCTGGGGGCAGCTGGAGCTTCTGGTGTTGACAGGctcctggggagcagcacagcccctggtGTGATGGTGGTGGAGCAGCACGTGATGGTCGGTCAGGGCACAGCCTCCTCTTGCCTCTCCTGTGACAGGGAAGAGCTCACAGCTGGTCCCCCAGTGCCCTGgctctccagcagagctgagccatTGGGTGATGTGGGTGGAGACTGTGCTGGGGCACCAGGATATGGATTGCCCTGGAGACCCTGCGACCCAGCATGATGTGTGGGAGCTCAGCAGGGTGAGGGAATAGGAAACGGACACGACAAGCACCGCAATCGTCTTCTGGGCAAGACTGGGATGGGATCTGGGAGTATCACAGGACTGGGCTGCCTGTCCTATGCTGATGCAGAAGTGCTGGAATAATGGGGGACTTGGAGGGAACACCCTaccccacagctctgcataCCAGTCTTCCCAGTAACCCTTCTgcatgctgtgctgtgctcctgggCCTCTGCCCTGGGGCTTTGTAGGTcagggaggaagcagcagcaccaggctggTAGCTGGTGCCTCTCTGAAGGTTTCCATGTTGTTTTTGCTTTCCAGGGATCTGCTACACAATATTTGACCTGGGCTTCCGCTTTGATGTGGCCTGGTGAGTTCCCTGTAAATACAGGCGTCCTCAGGGCTGTGTGAGGAGTGggtggtgctggcagtgcctccAGGGGAACAGTGAGCGATGGACAGCTCATCACAGGAGCTACAGTGAGTGAGGCCTCTGGAGGTGGGATAAATGCAGCCCATGTGTTCATGTGGCTGGCTCCATACAGAGTCCTGGTGCAGCCATCACTGCCCTGCCCTCCACatctcccagcccaggcctcCACTTCACAGTGAGGGTTTGGGAGGAAGATCTTGATCCATGCAGGTGAAGCTCCTGTGTTGCTGGCTGGTAGAGGCTCTCATGTCCCAGTGTCTGGGTGCCCAGCCCATCTTGGGCTGTATAATTTGGTGGAGGGGTGTCTGTTTTGGAGCTGTGTGGCATGACTGTGGGGGCTCAGCTTGTGTGCTAACTCAGGAGACTTCTTCCTCTCCAGGTTTCTGACGGAGACCTCACCCTTCATGTGGTCCAACCTGGGCATTGGCTTGGCCATCTCCCTGTCTGTGGTGGGAGCTGCCTGGTGAGTGGAACTGGTTCTTCAGCATTCTCCCGCTGTCCCACCTCAGTAACTGTGTCTACACTGCAgttttcccacagcagagcaggggtaGGACAATGTGCACATGTAGGGCTGTGGGTCACCACAGTCCAGAGGGGCTGGACTGGTGGGCCCCTGGGGATCCTGGGCAGACCAccttgcaggcagcagcagcagtggaaagACAGGAAAGTCTCTGGAAACTGCACCCCTGCCCAGGCTGTCCTGTGGTGGCTCCTGTGCCCCAGCAGTTCTGCTGGTGTAGGTGATGGAGCTTGGGACCTCTTGTACCCTGGGGTGGCTAGGCTAGCTCCGCAGTGTCCTCCAGCTGCATGCCCAATTCTTTTTGGAAGATCCTGGTTTCCCTGTAGAATTCTTCTGTGAGTGCCAGACTCCACCAACCACCCTTGTCTGCCACAGGGGGATTTACATCACAGGCTCCAGCATCATTGGTGGTGGAGTCAAAGCCCCTCGGATCAAAACGAAGAACCTGGTCAGGTAAGCACAGACCTGGGGTTAGTGCTCATGCTGCACCTGAGTGGGGCAGGTCCCAAGCCAGTGAAGAGGCTTCTGTCCAATGtctgctgggtgctgctggcagaCCATTCCTTGCTGAGCTGCTGatgctgtttgctttcaaaacaaagagCCCTAAAGGAGCCAGAGTGCTGCTTTGAAGAGTCACTGTGTGATATCACACAGTGAATGAGCCCAGTGTGTTCAAAACAAACACCCTGAGATCACACTTCCCAACCAGACAAGGGTTCTCCTTGCACAACCCTTCCCCAAGGAGCAGAAAGggactggcagagggcagggctcTCTGGGTCTGCTTCCCACAGGGCATTCCCAGCTTTCTCAGGTGCCATAGCACAACCAGCGCCCAGCCTTTGTGTTTGGCAGCTCCCCCTTGTTTGAGAGGAAAGTAGTGGGTAGGCTGGACTgcctttctgttttcccttatGGCTGTGAAGGAGTCTGGTTGCTGGCTGGCTGGGCATGAGATGCCACAGGCTGCTTGGGGTGGGGTCTTTCCCCTGGGACACTGTGCTCAGG
It encodes the following:
- the DPH2 gene encoding 2-(3-amino-3-carboxypropyl)histidine synthase subunit 2 — protein: MAAAFSSDGEAALRRELRPVAAAPRGDLDGFYETDRAAAFVRDGGFCKVALQFPDELLADAAAVAARMEAATGAEMFVLGDTTYGSCCVDEVAAEHVGAEAVLHYGPACLSPCGKLPVLHIFGQQPLDVGRCAVAFRELYPERQSRVVVLSDVVYAHAMGELEQQLCPEYPNITFSKLECGDPPAPALPGEERRFGRRFLVEAPGGLQDYAMFYVGAEGLALTNFMLTWNRCPFSSFDPTTGCGRRETLNVNRALMRRLYLVERARDARVVGILVGTLGVAGYLALLQRLRELLRRAGKRSYTLAMGKPNPAKLANFPEVDIFVLVACAQNSLLDSSDFYRPVVTPYELELACNPAREWTGSYLTDFRDLLPGACAHMELPPAISAAEAIPDVSLITGEMRAAHLCDPPASQLPPSTALACRDQTRALMEISPAASFLESRSWQGLEQQLGQTPVSKAVQGRRGIAIAYEDEGCEQP